One region of Pseudomonas alvandae genomic DNA includes:
- a CDS encoding phage tail terminator protein, with protein MKITPILTQLREQCPTLGLRVAAGFDLATLQAEAPLQPPCAYVLPTADIASKNAAQNVTLQAVRDRFDVVLVLDATDATKALDLLHDLRAELWRALVGFKPGAEYSGIEYDGSELVSGNSSRVSYRLRFSAEFQLGRNLASQPAESWHERELDGLSSFTGATVRVDAIDPADPNLKHPGPDGRVELTFSGDVTP; from the coding sequence ATGAAGATCACCCCGATCCTCACGCAGTTGCGTGAGCAATGCCCCACGCTCGGCCTCCGCGTGGCCGCAGGCTTCGATCTTGCCACGCTGCAAGCCGAGGCCCCGCTGCAACCCCCCTGCGCCTATGTCCTGCCCACCGCCGACATCGCCAGCAAGAACGCGGCACAGAACGTCACGCTGCAAGCGGTACGCGACCGTTTCGATGTGGTGCTGGTGCTAGACGCCACTGACGCGACAAAAGCGCTGGATCTGTTGCACGACCTGCGGGCCGAACTGTGGCGTGCACTGGTGGGTTTCAAGCCGGGCGCCGAGTACAGCGGCATCGAATACGACGGCAGCGAACTGGTTTCCGGCAATAGCAGCCGCGTCTCGTACCGGCTGCGTTTTTCCGCCGAGTTCCAGCTGGGCCGCAATCTGGCGAGCCAGCCTGCCGAAAGCTGGCACGAGCGTGAACTGGACGGCTTGTCGTCCTTTACCGGGGCCACCGTGCGGGTCGATGCCATCGACCCGGCGGACCCCAATCTGAAACATCCCGGCCCCGACGGGCGCGTGGAACTGACTTTCTCTGGAGACGTAACCCCATGA
- a CDS encoding contractile injection system protein, VgrG/Pvc8 family, producing the protein MSLGFTPAVEIYGANAALLNERLLKWEHVDAAGIESDQLTLTISLDGLEGLPSLGGKIGLRVGYLESGLVDKGEFVITRRTPFLFPLQLVLAAMAAPFSAADQTGFKQRRSVSHGPTTLGALFRQLTSRHGFSPRVAPDLSLIKIEHIDQTNETDMGFLTRLAHRYDAVAKPVNELYVLARRGQAKSLSGKVLPEMKLSVTTNNRPGDHAFISAKFDETARAKYQGCKTRWWDAAAGKLQVEESGIAPFKTLRQRFQSADDARAAAEGEVRRMEREALKVDIECPGNPGLSAEGIVLLDPSWPDFMRGRWSIDKVTASGDREKSYRCLIHATRLDTKA; encoded by the coding sequence ATGTCATTGGGTTTCACGCCTGCGGTGGAAATTTATGGCGCAAACGCTGCGCTGCTCAACGAACGCCTGCTCAAATGGGAGCATGTCGATGCGGCGGGGATCGAGTCCGATCAGCTGACGCTCACCATCAGCCTGGACGGTCTGGAAGGGTTGCCCAGCCTGGGCGGCAAGATTGGCCTGCGGGTCGGTTATCTGGAGTCGGGTCTGGTGGACAAAGGCGAGTTCGTCATCACTCGGCGCACACCGTTCCTGTTTCCCCTGCAACTCGTGCTGGCGGCCATGGCGGCGCCGTTCAGTGCCGCGGACCAGACCGGGTTCAAGCAACGCCGATCCGTCAGCCATGGCCCGACGACCCTGGGAGCGCTGTTTCGTCAGCTGACTTCCCGGCACGGGTTTTCCCCCCGGGTGGCGCCGGACCTGTCGTTGATCAAAATCGAGCACATCGACCAGACCAACGAAACCGACATGGGGTTTCTGACGCGCCTGGCTCACCGTTATGACGCGGTCGCCAAACCCGTCAACGAGCTGTATGTGCTGGCCCGGCGCGGCCAGGCGAAGTCGCTGTCGGGCAAGGTTCTGCCCGAGATGAAACTGTCGGTGACGACCAACAATCGCCCAGGCGACCACGCCTTCATTTCGGCGAAGTTTGATGAAACCGCCCGAGCCAAGTACCAGGGCTGCAAGACCCGTTGGTGGGATGCGGCGGCCGGCAAGCTGCAGGTCGAGGAGAGCGGCATCGCGCCGTTCAAGACCCTGCGCCAGCGCTTCCAGAGCGCCGACGACGCCCGCGCCGCCGCTGAAGGCGAGGTGCGCCGGATGGAGCGCGAAGCGCTCAAGGTGGACATCGAGTGCCCTGGCAACCCTGGGCTGTCCGCCGAGGGCATCGTATTGCTGGATCCCTCCTGGCCGGATTTCATGCGCGGTCGCTGGTCGATCGACAAGGTCACCGCCAGTGGCGACCGGGAAAAAAGCTATCGCTGCTTGATTCACGCGACCCGCCTGGATACCAAGGCCTGA
- a CDS encoding tail protein X, which yields MRRVRSIAGDSVNLLLYRELGRCDDAVEEALWLLNPGLAEWSPVLPAGVWVVLPEVDLKPVASLPVSAWD from the coding sequence ATGCGTAGGGTTCGAAGTATCGCCGGTGACTCGGTGAATCTGTTGCTGTACCGCGAGCTTGGGCGGTGTGATGACGCCGTTGAAGAAGCGCTCTGGCTGCTCAATCCAGGGTTGGCGGAATGGAGCCCGGTATTGCCCGCGGGCGTATGGGTGGTCCTGCCGGAAGTGGACCTCAAGCCGGTGGCATCGCTTCCGGTTTCGGCCTGGGATTAA
- a CDS encoding phage tail protein codes for MRQQMALGSFIFGLSRNFAYHQLVHTSDGGWKNIDILTGKPKSSQVGQGLQGLTITGKSMYATAMDRLDELRALQALRIPLPLVDGIGRNWGRWRINDVTETQTEIIDDGTAMVVGWVVVLTEFANA; via the coding sequence ATGCGTCAACAAATGGCCCTCGGCAGTTTCATCTTTGGCCTGTCGAGAAATTTTGCGTACCACCAACTGGTGCACACCTCGGACGGTGGCTGGAAAAACATCGACATCCTCACCGGCAAACCCAAGTCCAGCCAGGTCGGCCAAGGCCTGCAAGGGCTGACGATCACCGGCAAATCGATGTACGCAACCGCCATGGATCGCCTCGATGAGTTGCGGGCGCTGCAAGCCCTGCGCATCCCTTTGCCGTTGGTCGATGGCATTGGCCGCAACTGGGGCCGGTGGCGAATCAATGATGTCACCGAAACCCAGACCGAGATCATTGATGACGGTACGGCGATGGTGGTCGGCTGGGTGGTTGTTTTGACGGAGTTCGCCAATGCGTAG
- a CDS encoding phage tail tape measure protein, which translates to MRETLTLLNVALSQQQSLLKANGSAAASSSEPKSKLKAEVEQSVPPYRRKSSIALELAMVELNLVAKLSKDQLSGMAIANLKMASEKQVAPSGATAVQLAQVELAAAKAGIGSGLDPAKKQDELLSFTRDSAVMASAFGLDVKAASEMLLAWRTAMELDRGQSLSLADATNHLGNSGLNVKAADIGSVMQRGGEAGIGAGMTPEQVAALAAAFLNSGVDKAGAGEALKVFTTVLAKGNAASPQQRQAWTELDPRFNPAMVADGLRTDASGTITLVLEALKKKPADEQQSLTKVLFGDNTAILELLKKPQDTQKAFALVSERTTDGALPKYDGSVAKTAETLGQTSQGRWNAHQANQTRLSSAVGNALMPVDDGLTASLDTVTGGLSSLAEASPKAAAGVALAVAAVASLVALLGNAVLSEGLSRVGKKVLDQTAARLPESVGDVIADADDGTRKGKGGKKGAPRVTRTRPAGTASRLLGAVAKAQPLVSKAAAPLMVVSAGYDAYKGLRDGDDKAVGGAVGQMTGTVVGAAIGSFLLPGIGTAIGGFVGGMAGSWLGEQLASPSDRLEAPEAVTKELTSAQANQQQNTMTANIYINGQDQASASQLANLVVQQLSGQFGLMTMPNSLAMRSDAALTDGGT; encoded by the coding sequence TTGCGAGAAACGCTGACATTGCTGAACGTTGCCCTGTCACAGCAGCAATCGCTGCTCAAGGCAAATGGTTCGGCGGCGGCGTCCAGCAGCGAGCCGAAATCCAAGTTAAAGGCCGAGGTTGAACAAAGCGTACCGCCTTATCGACGCAAATCTTCCATAGCCTTGGAGTTGGCGATGGTTGAGCTCAATCTGGTGGCGAAACTGAGCAAGGATCAGCTCTCCGGCATGGCGATCGCCAACCTGAAGATGGCCAGCGAAAAACAGGTGGCACCCAGCGGGGCGACAGCGGTGCAGCTGGCGCAGGTCGAATTGGCAGCGGCGAAAGCAGGTATCGGGAGTGGCCTCGACCCAGCCAAGAAACAGGACGAGTTGCTGAGTTTTACTCGCGACAGCGCGGTCATGGCGTCGGCGTTCGGTCTTGATGTCAAGGCTGCCAGCGAGATGTTGTTGGCCTGGCGCACGGCGATGGAGCTGGACCGGGGACAAAGCCTGAGCCTGGCGGATGCGACCAACCACTTGGGCAACAGTGGCCTGAATGTCAAAGCGGCCGACATTGGCTCGGTCATGCAACGTGGTGGCGAGGCTGGCATCGGCGCGGGAATGACCCCGGAGCAGGTGGCGGCCCTCGCGGCGGCGTTCCTGAACAGCGGCGTGGACAAGGCTGGCGCCGGTGAGGCTTTGAAAGTGTTCACCACGGTGTTGGCCAAGGGGAATGCAGCCTCACCGCAGCAGCGTCAGGCCTGGACCGAGCTGGACCCCAGGTTCAATCCGGCGATGGTGGCCGACGGTCTGCGTACGGACGCATCGGGAACCATCACCCTGGTGCTTGAAGCACTGAAGAAAAAACCTGCCGACGAGCAGCAGTCGCTGACCAAGGTTCTGTTTGGCGATAACACCGCGATTCTTGAGCTGCTGAAAAAACCGCAAGACACCCAAAAGGCCTTTGCGCTGGTGTCCGAACGGACCACCGACGGAGCGTTGCCAAAGTACGACGGCTCCGTTGCCAAAACCGCCGAAACGCTTGGCCAGACCTCACAAGGACGATGGAACGCTCATCAGGCGAATCAGACGCGTCTGTCCTCGGCGGTTGGCAATGCGCTGATGCCGGTGGACGACGGTTTGACGGCCTCCCTCGACACGGTGACGGGCGGTTTGAGTTCGCTGGCAGAAGCGTCGCCGAAGGCCGCAGCGGGCGTTGCGCTTGCCGTTGCGGCCGTCGCATCTCTAGTGGCGCTGCTTGGCAACGCTGTGTTGTCGGAGGGGCTTTCGAGAGTGGGTAAAAAGGTCCTGGACCAGACCGCCGCTCGCCTGCCAGAAAGCGTGGGGGATGTAATCGCCGACGCTGATGACGGTACCCGCAAGGGCAAGGGCGGCAAAAAAGGAGCGCCCCGCGTGACCAGGACCAGGCCCGCCGGTACGGCGAGCCGTTTGTTGGGAGCCGTGGCCAAGGCCCAACCCCTGGTCAGCAAAGCAGCGGCACCGCTAATGGTGGTCAGTGCCGGATACGATGCCTACAAAGGATTGCGCGACGGCGATGACAAGGCCGTTGGAGGTGCCGTCGGCCAGATGACCGGAACGGTCGTTGGGGCGGCGATCGGGTCGTTCCTTCTGCCTGGAATCGGCACCGCAATCGGCGGTTTTGTTGGCGGCATGGCCGGTTCGTGGCTGGGTGAGCAACTGGCGTCTCCTTCCGATCGGCTCGAGGCTCCGGAGGCGGTGACGAAAGAATTGACCAGCGCCCAGGCCAACCAACAGCAGAACACCATGACCGCAAATATCTACATCAACGGCCAAGACCAAGCCAGCGCAAGTCAGCTGGCGAACCTGGTCGTGCAGCAGCTCTCGGGCCAATTCGGCTTGATGACCATGCCCAACTCACTCGCCATGCGCAGTGACGCGGCCCTGACCGACGGAGGTACGTGA
- a CDS encoding phage tail assembly protein, translating to MSWMPPTHELLSPITGDDGSQIERLQLKPLYYAAQKDALARAGDDEDEQFFELAKLATGLSAKELDQLKRPDYVSIAQYVHEMSTRPVSYFLNDTQADPDEVPLLQPLEVAGRSLTSLTLEMPVLRATKAMKKLKTAKERAEFITAHCTGLMIPDLDHLTVPDWTQLQVRIDDFLNKPADFFRSATSK from the coding sequence ATGTCCTGGATGCCTCCTACCCATGAGCTGCTATCGCCGATCACCGGTGACGACGGCTCGCAGATCGAGCGGTTGCAACTCAAGCCGCTGTACTACGCCGCGCAAAAGGACGCCCTGGCCCGCGCTGGCGATGACGAAGACGAGCAGTTCTTCGAATTGGCCAAGCTGGCCACCGGCCTGTCGGCCAAGGAGCTGGACCAGCTCAAGCGCCCGGACTACGTGAGCATTGCGCAATACGTGCACGAAATGTCCACGCGTCCAGTTTCGTATTTTCTGAATGACACGCAGGCCGATCCCGACGAGGTGCCGCTGCTGCAACCGCTCGAGGTGGCGGGCCGCAGCCTGACCTCGCTGACCTTGGAAATGCCTGTGCTGCGTGCCACCAAGGCGATGAAAAAACTGAAGACGGCCAAGGAACGCGCCGAGTTCATCACCGCCCATTGCACTGGCCTGATGATCCCCGACCTCGATCACCTGACTGTGCCCGACTGGACCCAGCTGCAGGTACGCATCGACGATTTTTTAAACAAACCGGCGGACTTCTTTCGGAGCGCGACATCGAAGTGA
- a CDS encoding phage major tail tube protein yields MFTNRVRQAIAATLQGLPLSATVEEFTPPKIEFEMEEMRGGRFIGEEMAKGGKVLTAKLVLQGVGPEIMLALGVSVGDDILLNVREAGQDQDGNTWFTYHTVGGKLKSLDEAALKMNEKPTTTLELSCRTYNRLENGVPVIDIDVRTQKFVLNGVDILGDARRAVLLP; encoded by the coding sequence ATGTTTACCAACCGCGTAAGACAGGCCATCGCGGCCACCCTGCAAGGCCTGCCGCTGTCGGCGACCGTGGAAGAATTCACGCCGCCGAAGATCGAATTCGAAATGGAAGAGATGCGTGGCGGCCGCTTCATCGGCGAGGAAATGGCCAAGGGCGGCAAGGTGCTGACGGCCAAGCTGGTGCTGCAAGGCGTCGGGCCGGAAATCATGTTGGCCCTGGGCGTGAGCGTCGGCGACGACATTCTGCTGAACGTGCGTGAAGCGGGCCAGGATCAGGACGGCAACACCTGGTTCACCTACCACACGGTGGGCGGCAAGTTGAAATCCCTCGACGAAGCCGCGTTGAAGATGAACGAGAAGCCCACCACGACCCTCGAGCTGTCCTGCCGCACCTACAACCGCCTGGAAAACGGCGTCCCGGTGATCGACATCGACGTGCGCACCCAGAAGTTCGTGCTCAACGGCGTCGACATTCTTGGCGATGCCCGTCGTGCGGTGTTGCTGCCTTAA